One genomic region from Haloterrigena gelatinilytica encodes:
- a CDS encoding aldo/keto reductase yields METRDLGSTGHESTVATFGAIALNWLEQEGANQMVELVLDRGVNHVDVAPTYGDAERKLGPKLRQHREEIYLGCKTQERDYDGARRKLERSLDRLGVDHIDLYQVHGLEYEAELEEITGDDGALAAFRDAKEEGLIGDIGLTSHGNPQLILDAMDRIDDLATVMFPLNPVVAAKGDDDHDYEAVLERAEEEGIGTLGIKAFAKGSWPSTEELPEADRPYANWYEPVDTPDEIRERFDFAASQGLSTVVTPGDPKLVAMVLDAATRYDGMAESEQRSLVEEARHDDSPVPEQLHH; encoded by the coding sequence ATGGAAACACGTGACTTGGGCTCGACCGGCCACGAAAGCACGGTCGCGACCTTCGGTGCGATCGCGCTCAACTGGCTCGAGCAGGAGGGCGCGAACCAGATGGTCGAACTCGTCCTCGACCGCGGCGTCAACCACGTCGACGTCGCGCCGACCTACGGCGACGCCGAACGCAAGCTCGGTCCCAAACTCCGCCAGCACCGCGAGGAGATCTACCTCGGCTGCAAGACCCAGGAACGGGATTACGACGGCGCGCGCCGCAAACTCGAGCGCTCGCTCGATCGGCTCGGCGTCGATCACATCGACCTCTATCAGGTCCACGGCCTCGAGTACGAGGCGGAACTCGAGGAGATCACGGGCGACGACGGCGCGCTCGCGGCGTTTCGCGACGCCAAGGAGGAGGGTCTGATCGGTGATATCGGCCTCACGAGCCACGGGAACCCCCAACTCATCCTCGACGCGATGGATCGGATCGACGACCTCGCGACGGTGATGTTCCCCCTGAATCCGGTCGTCGCCGCGAAGGGCGACGACGACCACGATTACGAGGCCGTCCTCGAGCGCGCGGAGGAGGAAGGAATCGGCACGCTCGGGATCAAGGCCTTCGCGAAGGGATCGTGGCCCTCGACCGAGGAGTTGCCCGAAGCTGATCGGCCGTACGCCAACTGGTACGAGCCGGTGGATACGCCCGACGAGATCCGCGAACGGTTCGACTTCGCCGCGTCGCAAGGGCTCTCGACCGTCGTCACGCCCGGCGATCCGAAGCTCGTCGCGATGGTGCTCGACGCCGCCACCCGGTACGACGGGATGGCCGAGAGCGAACAGCGTTCGCTCGTCGAGGAAGCGCGCCACGACGACAGCCCGGTCCCCGAACAGCTCCACCACTGA
- a CDS encoding DUF6149 family protein, whose protein sequence is MKLRQNAKHFAYRKALETPGVRSVANAGLVRLHTKIFTGKADPAHAEERTAHLDGLFDATMDSYLRALQEGFSEAEAREITHIQANFDFYNHGWTEMMEIPVDELEAHHERYGDFFERWDITIDDPLGQFEPPEGLPEAPSTPEKLDDPEHPHAEGGFADDVYVETEDGDLVVGGQDEPDDADVSSAVDLEDEDIEAD, encoded by the coding sequence ATGAAACTCCGCCAAAACGCGAAACACTTCGCCTATCGGAAGGCCCTCGAGACGCCGGGCGTCCGTTCGGTCGCCAACGCGGGCCTGGTCAGACTGCACACGAAGATCTTCACTGGGAAGGCAGATCCCGCCCACGCCGAGGAGCGAACGGCCCACCTCGACGGCCTCTTCGACGCGACGATGGACAGCTACCTGCGAGCGCTGCAGGAAGGGTTCTCCGAGGCCGAAGCCCGCGAGATCACCCACATTCAGGCCAACTTCGACTTCTACAACCACGGCTGGACCGAGATGATGGAGATTCCGGTCGACGAACTCGAGGCCCACCACGAGCGCTACGGCGACTTCTTCGAGCGATGGGATATCACGATCGACGACCCGCTCGGCCAGTTCGAACCGCCGGAGGGACTGCCCGAGGCGCCCTCGACGCCCGAAAAACTCGACGACCCCGAACACCCCCACGCGGAGGGCGGGTTCGCCGACGACGTCTACGTCGAGACCGAGGACGGTGACCTCGTCGTGGGCGGCCAGGACGAGCCGGACGACGCCGACGTCTCGTCGGCGGTCGATCTCGAGGACGAGGATATCGAAGCCGACTGA
- a CDS encoding class I SAM-dependent methyltransferase has product MDVPRTVTTALEDRPIEGAVCLEAGAGVGNATAGLLASGAARVYAVTDDRTHAETALERVRSPTDDDDTDDPRRARGRLAVLEADLRAIPLPDDAVEVITAHGLFNVVPPADLDAIARELTRVAAPGCHLLVDDYEPPPDDAAVRDLFALENAAAQLADGEPMLTFYPADALGRLFTGYGWTVDRHRTLLDPVPWTESHLEAHAEVVRSRVDALPAESELRAALLGRADTLVEAIGSESAGEMYGLALRRPE; this is encoded by the coding sequence ATGGACGTCCCACGCACCGTCACGACCGCCCTCGAGGATCGCCCGATCGAGGGCGCGGTCTGTCTGGAAGCCGGCGCCGGCGTCGGCAACGCGACGGCGGGGCTGCTCGCGAGCGGCGCGGCGCGCGTCTACGCCGTGACCGACGACCGAACGCACGCGGAGACCGCGCTCGAACGGGTCCGATCGCCCACCGACGACGATGACACCGACGATCCGAGACGAGCGCGCGGCCGACTCGCCGTCCTCGAGGCCGACCTGCGGGCGATCCCCCTTCCCGACGACGCCGTCGAGGTCATCACCGCACACGGGCTGTTCAACGTTGTTCCACCCGCCGACCTCGACGCGATCGCCCGCGAGCTGACTCGCGTCGCCGCGCCGGGCTGTCATCTCCTCGTCGACGACTACGAGCCGCCGCCCGACGACGCCGCCGTTCGCGACCTCTTCGCCCTCGAGAACGCGGCCGCACAGCTCGCCGACGGGGAGCCGATGCTGACCTTCTACCCGGCGGACGCGCTCGGTCGGCTGTTCACCGGCTACGGATGGACCGTCGATCGGCACCGAACGCTGTTGGACCCCGTCCCGTGGACCGAAAGCCACCTCGAGGCCCACGCCGAGGTGGTCCGCTCGAGGGTCGACGCGCTCCCCGCGGAGTCGGAACTGAGGGCCGCGTTGCTCGGACGGGCCGATACCCTCGTCGAAGCGATCGGCTCGGAGTCGGCCGGCGAGATGTACGGCCTCGCCCTGCGCCGGCCCGAGTGA
- a CDS encoding NAD(P)/FAD-dependent oxidoreductase, giving the protein MTHYVIIGDGISGSSAAETLREEDPEATITVITDEGEPLYNRILIKEHAKGKLPEAPISIHDEGWYDERDIDLSLNTHVTSVDTDERVVHTHDNGDIEYDKLLVATGGTPTQLPVENSDADGIHHFWTFQDARGIREHAEQSDRGVIVGAGLLGIDFAAVCGAQGIEADYLMRGGRWWRYALSDDGAEIMHEGMREVGVEPVFDSGVDRFEVDDDGHVTAAVDPNGDRYDCDFAGVAIGLTFNTEFLRGAGLEQNNGLVVDEYMQTNVDDVYAAGDITRFYDVLLGDQAQNGSWGSAKEQGRVAAVNMANDAEEEEFEWVSSYSITHFDFPFLSFGHPTLGDEHAERKYSDTEWRRIAFKDGKIVGGVLIGDLSPQSKFKQLMREQREVADQAEVLLQQQVDLDELAPAQEQ; this is encoded by the coding sequence ATGACCCATTACGTGATCATCGGTGACGGAATCTCCGGCAGCTCGGCTGCCGAGACCCTCCGGGAGGAGGATCCGGAGGCGACGATTACCGTCATCACCGATGAGGGGGAGCCACTGTATAACCGCATTCTCATCAAGGAACACGCGAAGGGCAAACTGCCGGAAGCTCCCATCTCGATTCACGACGAAGGGTGGTACGACGAGCGCGATATCGACCTCTCGCTGAACACTCACGTCACGAGCGTCGACACGGACGAGCGGGTCGTCCACACTCACGACAACGGCGATATCGAGTACGACAAGCTCCTGGTCGCGACCGGCGGAACGCCGACGCAGCTCCCGGTCGAAAACAGCGACGCCGACGGGATCCACCACTTCTGGACGTTTCAGGACGCTCGCGGGATTCGCGAGCACGCCGAGCAGTCCGACCGCGGGGTCATCGTCGGCGCCGGCCTGCTGGGCATCGACTTCGCGGCCGTCTGCGGCGCGCAGGGCATCGAGGCCGACTACCTGATGCGCGGCGGCCGCTGGTGGCGCTACGCGCTCTCGGACGACGGCGCCGAGATCATGCACGAGGGCATGCGCGAGGTCGGCGTCGAACCGGTCTTCGACAGCGGCGTCGACCGCTTCGAAGTCGACGACGACGGCCACGTCACCGCCGCGGTCGACCCCAACGGCGACCGCTACGACTGCGACTTCGCCGGCGTCGCCATCGGCCTCACCTTCAACACGGAGTTCCTCCGCGGAGCCGGCCTCGAGCAGAACAACGGACTCGTCGTCGACGAGTACATGCAGACCAACGTCGACGACGTCTACGCCGCCGGCGACATCACGCGCTTCTACGACGTCCTGCTGGGCGATCAGGCCCAGAACGGTTCGTGGGGCTCGGCCAAGGAGCAGGGTCGCGTCGCCGCGGTCAACATGGCCAACGACGCCGAGGAAGAGGAGTTCGAGTGGGTCTCCTCGTACTCCATCACGCACTTCGACTTCCCGTTCCTTTCGTTCGGTCACCCGACGCTCGGCGACGAACACGCCGAGCGCAAGTACAGCGACACCGAGTGGCGCCGCATCGCCTTCAAGGACGGCAAGATCGTCGGCGGCGTCCTCATCGGCGACCTCTCGCCCCAGAGCAAGTTCAAACAGCTGATGCGCGAACAGCGCGAGGTCGCCGACCAGGCCGAGGTCCTCCTCCAACAGCAGGTCGATCTCGACGAACTCGCGCCGGCACAGGAACAGTAA
- a CDS encoding polysaccharide deacetylase family protein translates to MNRRTYLAAAASAAGLGLAGCTDSPALDDDAGNGDDSSPPASDPPADLPDAAGTVDDFEDLEAWTVAGGTLTADPDRAAVGSQSARLTVGETEQMARLTKTFADPRDLTDVVPGVAVAADELVVPWLRLVDDEGAAIEYRRGIVGDLPLDRYNFGVSEIDPAFDAANVRTVSLRLWTAEGERRTVWFDDLHFTPRPETGQVMIQFDDAHVTDYTEALPRLESYDYPATTFVNSGYIGGGDVGGDPRLTVDQLRELRDAGWCVANHAKNHPKLPELDADEQESQIRAGKEWLVERGFEDGADYFAYPFGQYDATSIELVDEYHSIGFGGGPPAQGYTTNTKLASRIGNPSAERVRTALEHTVERRGITGLFFHRLEDDHLEAFETMIETIREYESKGKLEVILPRDLEERFLF, encoded by the coding sequence ATGAACCGACGAACGTATCTCGCGGCAGCAGCGTCGGCGGCGGGACTCGGGCTGGCGGGCTGTACCGACTCGCCCGCGCTCGACGATGACGCCGGGAACGGCGACGACTCGTCGCCGCCGGCGAGCGATCCCCCCGCGGATCTCCCCGACGCCGCCGGAACCGTCGACGACTTCGAGGACCTCGAGGCGTGGACGGTCGCCGGCGGGACGCTGACGGCGGATCCGGACCGCGCCGCCGTCGGCTCGCAGAGCGCCCGACTGACGGTCGGCGAGACCGAGCAAATGGCCAGACTCACGAAGACGTTCGCCGACCCGCGCGATCTCACCGACGTCGTTCCCGGCGTCGCCGTCGCGGCGGACGAACTCGTCGTCCCGTGGCTCCGACTGGTCGACGACGAGGGCGCCGCGATCGAGTACCGTCGCGGGATCGTCGGCGACCTCCCCCTCGATCGGTACAACTTCGGCGTCAGCGAGATCGATCCGGCGTTCGACGCGGCGAACGTCCGGACGGTGTCCCTGCGCCTCTGGACGGCCGAAGGGGAGCGACGGACGGTCTGGTTCGACGACCTTCACTTCACCCCGCGGCCGGAGACGGGGCAGGTGATGATCCAGTTCGACGACGCACACGTCACCGACTACACGGAAGCGTTGCCGCGCCTCGAGTCGTACGACTATCCCGCGACGACGTTCGTCAACTCAGGGTACATCGGCGGCGGCGACGTCGGCGGCGATCCCCGATTGACGGTCGACCAGCTCCGCGAACTCCGGGACGCCGGCTGGTGCGTCGCGAACCACGCGAAGAACCACCCGAAACTGCCCGAACTCGACGCCGACGAACAGGAGTCCCAGATCCGGGCGGGCAAGGAGTGGCTCGTCGAACGCGGATTCGAGGACGGCGCCGACTACTTCGCCTACCCGTTCGGCCAGTACGACGCGACGTCGATCGAACTCGTCGACGAGTACCACTCGATCGGCTTCGGCGGCGGTCCGCCGGCGCAGGGGTATACGACGAATACGAAACTGGCCTCCAGAATCGGCAACCCCAGCGCCGAACGCGTCCGAACCGCGCTCGAGCACACCGTCGAACGGCGCGGGATCACCGGTCTCTTCTTCCACCGCCTCGAGGACGACCACCTCGAGGCCTTCGAGACGATGATCGAGACGATCCGCGAGTACGAGTCGAAGGGCAAACTCGAGGTGATTCTTCCCCGGGACCTCGAGGAGCGGTTCCTGTTCTAA
- a CDS encoding hybrid sensor histidine kinase/response regulator, whose translation MPSKAVLYVDPDETARRRLSRDLAADAAIELEAVATAAALRDALADGSSAYACVVTEYRLDGPETDALALYDSLRADGLATAPFLLYTADGSETLASEAITAGFSGYVPKGRTDSVERLREQLQTVGGPDANRAGRARTDQRAAPRDPNRDREHEQDLERYRTLVETVGDSMYVLDADGRIEMANEAMADVLETTRDELLGRPVDDFVADGDAGRIRSTLDELRTAGDRAWETTDVTVEFTDGAICDAEANVAPLIEDDGALAGSVGVVRDVSDRKERERRIRKLHDGTRRLMAATETDEIARVVTEIAADALDFDLNSVHLYEPDVLTRSTADSPGDGSADEPAAADGTADPTDPAASDGADRGGLVPVAMSDRVLELFDGIPSNIEPGGGIAWDAYEAGEAIVHGDVRQAPNVRNPETPIRSEAHVPLGDHGVFIVSSLETNDFDPEALTLARILAANAEAALDRAEREGELAEHGRELERQNERLEAFASTVSHDLRNPLTLATGHLELLAGRIDGDDETDRHVDELEWALTRMDELVENVLTLARSGRRLTETEPVDLAAVVERAERTVEGDLEVVCDGSLPTVDGDEERLRVLFENVFRNAVEHGSTSPPSHAQEDAVEHGSTSPDSHARQDDGRHTASSESSVADAPEDAVEHGSTSPPSHAQEDAVEHGSATLGFQGTQEDLDEETTNRGERDGETVTVTVEPTLEGFAIADDGPGIPPGERDRVLEWGYSTDTEGTGFGLAIVAEVVEAHGWSVAVEESDAGGLRLAVSIPS comes from the coding sequence ATGCCGTCGAAAGCCGTGCTGTACGTCGATCCCGACGAGACGGCTCGGCGACGGCTGTCGCGCGACCTCGCGGCCGACGCCGCGATCGAACTCGAGGCGGTGGCGACCGCGGCCGCCCTCCGCGACGCGCTCGCGGACGGGTCGAGCGCGTACGCCTGCGTCGTCACCGAATACCGCCTCGACGGTCCAGAGACGGACGCGCTCGCGCTGTACGATTCGCTGCGAGCCGACGGCCTCGCGACCGCCCCGTTTCTCCTCTACACCGCCGACGGAAGCGAGACGCTCGCCAGCGAGGCGATCACGGCCGGATTCTCGGGCTACGTTCCGAAGGGACGGACGGATTCGGTCGAGCGACTCCGCGAGCAGTTGCAAACCGTGGGCGGACCGGACGCGAACCGAGCGGGCCGCGCTCGGACGGACCAGCGGGCGGCGCCGCGGGACCCGAACCGAGACCGCGAGCACGAGCAGGACCTCGAGCGGTACCGAACGCTCGTGGAGACGGTCGGGGACTCCATGTACGTCCTCGACGCGGACGGCCGCATCGAGATGGCCAACGAGGCCATGGCCGACGTCCTCGAGACGACGCGCGACGAACTCCTCGGACGGCCGGTGGACGACTTCGTCGCCGACGGAGACGCCGGCCGCATCCGCTCGACGCTCGACGAGCTTCGGACGGCCGGCGATCGGGCGTGGGAGACCACCGACGTCACCGTCGAGTTCACCGACGGAGCGATTTGCGACGCCGAAGCCAACGTCGCGCCGCTGATCGAGGACGACGGCGCGTTGGCGGGAAGCGTCGGCGTGGTCCGCGACGTTTCGGACCGTAAGGAGCGCGAACGGCGGATCCGGAAGCTACACGACGGAACGCGCCGGCTGATGGCGGCGACGGAGACCGACGAGATCGCCCGCGTCGTGACCGAGATTGCCGCCGACGCGCTCGATTTCGATCTCAACTCCGTTCACCTGTACGAACCGGACGTGCTGACGCGATCGACGGCCGACTCCCCCGGAGACGGATCGGCCGACGAACCAGCGGCAGCGGACGGGACGGCGGATCCGACGGATCCGGCGGCATCGGACGGCGCGGATCGGGGCGGGCTCGTTCCCGTCGCGATGAGCGACCGCGTGCTCGAGCTGTTCGACGGGATCCCGTCGAACATCGAACCCGGCGGCGGGATCGCCTGGGACGCCTACGAGGCCGGCGAGGCGATCGTCCACGGCGACGTCCGGCAGGCGCCGAACGTTCGCAACCCCGAGACGCCGATCCGCAGCGAGGCCCACGTTCCGCTCGGCGATCACGGGGTCTTCATCGTGAGTTCGCTCGAGACCAACGACTTCGATCCGGAAGCGCTGACGCTGGCGCGGATCCTCGCGGCCAACGCCGAAGCCGCCCTCGACCGCGCCGAGCGCGAGGGCGAACTCGCGGAGCACGGCCGCGAACTCGAGCGCCAGAACGAACGGCTCGAGGCCTTCGCCAGTACGGTTTCACACGACCTCCGAAATCCGCTGACGCTCGCGACGGGCCACCTCGAACTCCTCGCGGGCCGGATCGACGGCGACGACGAGACCGATCGTCACGTCGACGAACTCGAGTGGGCCCTCACCCGAATGGACGAACTCGTCGAGAACGTCCTGACCTTAGCCCGGAGCGGCCGGCGGTTGACCGAGACCGAGCCGGTCGACCTCGCCGCCGTCGTCGAGCGCGCCGAGCGGACGGTCGAGGGCGACCTCGAGGTGGTGTGCGACGGATCGCTGCCGACGGTCGACGGCGACGAGGAGCGGCTTCGGGTCCTCTTCGAGAACGTGTTTCGTAACGCCGTCGAACACGGTTCGACGAGCCCTCCTTCGCACGCTCAGGAGGACGCTGTGGAGCACGGCTCCACGAGCCCTGACTCGCACGCTCGTCAGGACGACGGAAGACACACCGCGTCTTCCGAGTCCTCGGTCGCTGATGCTCCCGAGGACGCCGTCGAACACGGTTCGACGAGCCCTCCTTCACACGCTCAGGAGGACGCCGTCGAACACGGCTCCGCGACCCTCGGCTTCCAGGGGACCCAGGAGGACCTCGACGAAGAGACGACGAACCGCGGCGAACGCGACGGGGAGACCGTGACCGTCACGGTCGAGCCGACCCTCGAGGGGTTCGCGATCGCCGACGACGGGCCCGGAATCCCGCCCGGCGAACGCGACCGCGTCCTCGAGTGGGGTTACAGTACGGACACCGAGGGAACCGGCTTCGGGCTGGCGATCGTCGCCGAGGTCGTCGAGGCCCACGGCTGGTCGGTCGCGGTCGAAGAAAGCGACGCGGGCGGGTTGCGGTTGGCCGTCTCGATCCCGTCGTGA
- a CDS encoding DUF5815 family protein, whose amino-acid sequence MAEPRVPGSGGDRHLELPCGNSIDPHEIDLGMREYSCPCGASHAVVTDVHPPSRFFPESLVAVLRETIEPADEFEEFGTPHLLGVVMEEFPEKVRTYDASDDGAVGYAMLWVTDFDSRRLHEIVVELVVELMEHAVSHAADDAAISEFETQMLEFDVEEFVDQYRRQREFESEHDRAL is encoded by the coding sequence ATGGCAGAGCCCCGCGTCCCGGGATCCGGCGGCGACCGGCACCTCGAGCTTCCCTGCGGCAACTCGATCGACCCCCACGAGATCGATCTGGGGATGCGCGAGTACTCCTGTCCCTGCGGCGCGTCCCACGCCGTCGTCACGGACGTCCACCCGCCCTCGCGGTTCTTCCCCGAATCGCTCGTCGCCGTCCTGCGGGAGACGATCGAGCCGGCCGACGAGTTCGAGGAGTTCGGCACGCCCCACCTGCTGGGCGTCGTCATGGAGGAGTTCCCCGAGAAGGTCCGCACCTACGACGCCAGCGACGACGGCGCCGTCGGCTACGCGATGCTGTGGGTGACCGACTTCGACTCCCGGCGGCTCCACGAGATCGTCGTCGAACTGGTGGTCGAACTGATGGAACACGCGGTCAGCCACGCCGCCGACGACGCCGCAATCTCCGAGTTCGAGACCCAGATGCTCGAGTTCGACGTCGAGGAGTTCGTCGACCAGTACCGCCGCCAGCGCGAGTTCGAGAGCGAACACGACCGCGCGCTGTAA
- a CDS encoding MFS transporter, translating to MALDSNDRSIAGFTMAGHALVHWFETSIPIFLVVWLDTFDTGVALFGQVVALGYALFGIGALPSGILSDRYETKRLILYCLAGMSGAFLVLSFARSVYAIAVALVLWGVAASIYHPAGLALISTGVEERGTVFAWHGIAGNAGIALGPFVTATLLVVLEWELVAAILAVPGVLAVLYGLSASFDPTAAVDDDVDASTDEALSVSELFAETRTLFASAFAVVFAIVMFEGLYYRGMLTYLPEILHGLEAMAGFAVPASLEGIEPADYIYVGLLVVGMAGQYAGGKLTDRVAPARGMIAIFAVLAVLAVAFVPVTGMGIGAIAALCGAFGFFLFAIQPFYQNAVAVYTPADSRGLSYGYTYLGEFGLGSASIAIGGFVLGGFPLAAFFLLVASFALVGLLLSAALLAGLDRFVDLDRTVDTRADD from the coding sequence ATGGCACTCGATAGCAATGACCGATCGATCGCCGGCTTCACCATGGCCGGCCACGCGCTCGTCCACTGGTTCGAGACGTCGATCCCGATCTTCCTGGTGGTCTGGCTCGATACGTTCGACACCGGCGTCGCCCTGTTCGGACAGGTCGTCGCGCTCGGCTACGCGCTCTTCGGGATCGGCGCGCTGCCGAGCGGCATCCTCTCGGATCGATACGAGACCAAGCGACTCATCCTGTACTGTCTCGCGGGGATGAGCGGGGCCTTCCTCGTCCTCTCGTTCGCGAGGTCGGTCTACGCGATCGCCGTCGCCCTCGTCCTGTGGGGGGTCGCCGCCAGTATCTACCACCCCGCCGGGCTGGCGCTCATCAGCACCGGCGTCGAGGAGCGCGGGACGGTCTTCGCCTGGCACGGGATCGCCGGGAACGCCGGCATCGCTCTGGGCCCGTTCGTCACGGCGACGCTGCTCGTCGTCCTCGAGTGGGAGCTCGTCGCGGCAATTCTGGCCGTCCCCGGCGTTCTCGCGGTGCTGTACGGCCTCAGCGCGTCGTTCGATCCGACGGCAGCCGTCGACGACGACGTCGACGCCAGCACCGACGAGGCGCTGTCGGTCTCGGAACTGTTCGCGGAGACGCGGACGCTGTTCGCGAGCGCCTTCGCCGTCGTCTTCGCCATCGTGATGTTCGAAGGGCTGTACTACCGCGGGATGTTGACCTACCTGCCCGAGATCCTCCACGGCCTCGAGGCGATGGCCGGCTTCGCCGTCCCCGCGAGCCTCGAGGGGATCGAGCCGGCCGATTACATCTACGTGGGGCTGCTGGTCGTCGGGATGGCGGGGCAGTACGCCGGCGGGAAACTGACCGACCGCGTGGCGCCGGCCCGCGGGATGATCGCCATCTTCGCCGTCCTCGCGGTGCTTGCCGTCGCCTTCGTTCCCGTCACCGGCATGGGGATCGGCGCGATCGCGGCGCTCTGTGGCGCCTTCGGGTTCTTCCTGTTCGCGATCCAGCCGTTCTATCAGAACGCCGTCGCGGTCTACACGCCCGCGGACAGTCGCGGGCTCTCCTACGGCTACACCTACCTCGGCGAGTTCGGCCTCGGCTCGGCGAGCATCGCCATCGGCGGCTTCGTCCTCGGCGGCTTCCCGCTCGCGGCGTTTTTCCTCCTGGTCGCCAGTTTCGCCCTCGTCGGACTCCTGCTCTCGGCGGCCCTGCTCGCCGGCCTCGACAGGTTCGTCGATCTCGATCGAACGGTCGATACCCGGGCAGACGACTGA
- a CDS encoding DUF7124 domain-containing protein yields the protein MNGDSDMTLAFELEALKELASPESVFEDARGWTEYIGVVSEKPTYVVTNFTRKNRIRQDFFSGPRGKAESLEGVKDQFDTDRYVFIGSTEEDEQLADDVDWEYLDVEDAAEAADWIIAANTETGDDDAEPVRDDWP from the coding sequence ATGAACGGCGACAGCGACATGACCCTGGCGTTCGAGCTCGAGGCGCTGAAAGAGCTCGCCTCGCCCGAGAGCGTCTTCGAAGACGCCAGAGGCTGGACGGAGTACATCGGCGTCGTCTCCGAGAAACCCACGTACGTCGTGACGAACTTCACCCGGAAGAACCGCATCCGCCAGGACTTCTTCTCCGGACCGCGGGGCAAAGCCGAGAGCCTCGAGGGCGTCAAAGACCAGTTCGACACCGACCGGTACGTCTTCATCGGTTCGACCGAGGAGGACGAACAGCTCGCCGACGATGTCGACTGGGAGTACTTAGACGTCGAGGACGCCGCCGAGGCGGCCGACTGGATCATCGCCGCGAACACCGAGACGGGCGACGACGACGCCGAACCGGTCCGCGACGACTGGCCCTGA